The sequence TATTGCAATGAATATACATTCTTATTTTACTCGCGGAGAAATTGTGTCTATAATTTATCGGGATAACCTTGACCATTAACTAGGTCAAAGTGTTGAAGGAACTAGAGATGAGTTAATTTACACATATATGATTGCGCTAAATGTTGATTTTAACAACTGATTGCAGAGTTGATCATTCGGCCCTTTCAATTCATAGATGTGAATCTCGGACCTAGCTTCCATTATTTCCAAAGAATTTCTTAATGGACAATAACTTGTAGTTGTTCGTTGTAAAGAGATATGTCTTTCTGGTGATCTTGTTCATcagaaaataaattattttcttttctaaGGAATAAGATGAAGACTGAATCTTCTCATGGCCCTATTCATTTCAAGGCTTCTGCTAAGATCCTTTGGAGGACTATCTATGGTATAATTTCACACAAGACAAAGCATAGGGCTGCGACACTCGCTGGGTTTAAGGCTTATGAGGATATACCACCCCTTTATGACAAGATTAAAAGAATGTCCATCTGTGATGCTCATAAGGTCTCGACTTCGACCTGGACATTAATACTGCATGTTGGGAAGACTTTCATCCGAGGTTGGATCGAGTCATGCCGATACCATCAAGGAACTCGAAGAGAAGATAAATGCGAGATCCCAGGTAAATTATGAGCGTAAAAAGTAGTTGACCAAGTTGAATCTCAGGGCCGAGAAAATTGCTTAAGAACAACTAGGTGCACAACTAGAAATTCTAGCTCTTGTTAAGTACTAGATCGTATAGTAGTTTATTTTTCAAAGTGACAATTTTGAGGATTTTGGCACCTGCTGTTTACtttatttcttaaaattcatttaattattttcTATTGCTTTATTTtatcttaccaaaaaaaaatgttgGTTTTGAAACCACTCTTTGGTTTCGAAACCACGTTGTTCTGAGAGTCTCGTGGCACTATCAGATTTTGTAATAAAGCTACAAATGCACTTGTTACTAAATACTTGCGCTTTCAGAATGGGATATATGGTCCTTATTTACAAGATTCATAAGAAAAGCCATGCCCAATTTTAAAGTAATATAAATAACCAAAGAAAAAAAGgttaaatagaaataacataacATACAACGGTAATTATACGCCAACTAGTGCTACACAAAACCCGACCCTCTTAACCGAGCACGCCGTATCCGATAAACAAGTGGGTTTTTAAACCGAACCCTCCCGTAGATTGTTGGTTATGAGAATAAAAACCCGCTATAATTGGGTTGATTATGATTCTAAACCCGTCCGAACCCACCTGAAAAAACCAGTAAATCGAAATGGCTCATAATGCATACCAAAGAAACAACTTTGTTTCGTACATCTATTATACATAATGAAGAAAATCTAAGCAACGACCTACTTTTGAACCAACGAATCTTTGCAGACAGATATTTCCATTTAACACTTCCAACGGGCAAATATTATCGCTTCCAAACCACAACTCCACCTATTGTCTAACAGTTAGTTTGTTCCACTCATATTGCACATTAGGCCAAGCCAAACTGTATTACTGTTTAACAAGTGCTCAAGCACATAACAAATAACACGGGCAGAcaataaaagaaaatatcaatGACCCGATCCATCTTACATGTCTACATACATAATGAGTTCGTCAATATCATCAAGAAAGCAAACGCTGTAAATGTGATAAGCGTGACTATGAACCGGGTTAAAGCGGATTTAAATACGAAACCGACCGGCCCGTAGCAGATGGGTTAAAACCCGAACAGAAAATTAAGCAGGCGggattggttatgaaaataaaaactcgCTATAATCGGGTTGGTAGTTGGTATTAGATGAAACCCGTCCCAATCCATGTGCAACTCTAACACCAACCAACAAAATACCGTTTAACACTTTGGATTCCAGAATtaatttccttttttatttttcttccgcAAAAATGAAATGCgttaaagaaaatacaaaagtttACAAGTTTCGTGGAGTAAAATCCGAAATCTCTACGATGCTTGCTATATTAATCGGCCAAAGAGGCGTATAATCTTCTTTTAGGCAATCAGCAAAGCTTCTCTTTGCGAAAGAAGAAAAAAGTCAACAAGAATTATTACTAATTGACTATCCGTATTCACCAGGTCAGGTGATAAGTAGTTTTGTTTTATTCACCTACTCCAACGTCAAAACTATACATTAAAAAAGttaattttcttttgtaattACAACATGAAGTACACAAACTAAAATTTGTGTTTTGTAATTCTGGAAAAACAAACAAACGTTCTTCTCCTTCTTTCTCTTCCTAACCCAATGATGGTTGATCTTAATTCTGAAATTAGGGCATTGATTCACAGCCCCTTTAGTCTTCATCACCATAatctgtagttttttttttcttttttccttcagGGATTTGTAATCCGTGTAcgagaaaaattagggttttgagctgAAATTTGTGTAGTAGACATGGAAAAGCCACCTTTAAAGCAGCTAACGACACAAGAATGGGAGAATTTGATGGAAGATTTTCAATCAGGAATCAATTCACGTATAGAGAAATGGGTATCTCAGTATTCTTCCTTTTCTTCTATTTTGGAACTTATATTATCAACTCTTTTACGAAAAGATATTTCAATCAAACTTCAACTGATTGTTTTTCTTGAAGAGGCATATAAATTGATAATTCCTAaaaatgaatatgaaattggGATTGGTAGAATTATTGAAACACTTCGTGCTGTTATACAAGCTCCTGTTGATGGGATCTCAATAACTTATTCATTAAAAGAACAATTGATGATTTCTGTAACTTCGGTAATTATCTCAATCGATGGTTTAAACAACGTGGTTCATCATTTAGAGAGTTTGATTGAATTGTTATTGACTGTTATTAATAGACCTAATCATGGGTTGGATCGGCAGACTAGAGCTGTAGCTTGTGAATGTTTAAGGGAGTTAGAGAGAGAATATCCCTGTATACTTGCGGATATTTCTGGTCATATATGGAATTTATGTCAAAGCGAGAGAACTCATGCTTCACAGAGTTACATTCTTTTATTGACATCCGTGATTCATGATTTAGTGATTTCGAAAATGAACGGTTCGATTATCGGTACATCAGTTCCTCTTGTTCCTTTTAATGTTCCACAATCAGTAATAGCTAGTTCTGGTTCAAATAATACTGATTCTTCTACTACAAGTGCTACTACGGTTTCGAATTCTAAAGAGCTTCGTAGAGTAATGGCATTTTTGTTGGAACACCCACATGTCTTAACTCCTTGCGCATTGATGGAATTCATGTCGATGATAATGCCAATAGCAGTGGCATTGGATTTGCAGGCTTCACTTTTGAAGGTTCAATTCTCTGGCTTGCTTTACTCGTACGATCCCATGCTTTGCCATGTTGTTCTTATGCTGTATTCGCGTTTCTCAGATGCATTTGATGGCCAAGAAGCCGAAATTGCTCGTCGTTTGATGCTAATTTCCAAAGAAGCTCATCATTATTTGATTTTCCGTTTGCTTGCTCTTCACTGGTTGTTAGGGTTCATTAATCTTCCTTCTGTGAAGAGAGAAGCAATTAGGAAGAGTTCAGTGGTTTCTATGAGCTCAAGTTTTTACCCGACGGTATTTGATCCGCTAGCACTGAAATCAATGAAACTGGACATGCTTGCCTATTGCGCTATATGCGTTGATAATTCAGTATCACAAAAGTCTGAAGGAGTATCTAATACGAAGGTTAAAAAAGAAGTTTCTGTTGTGAAGCTCTTAGAAGATGGACTTGTCTCTGTTTCATCATTCAAATGGTTGCCATCTTGGAGCACAGAAACTACAGTGGCCTTTCGTACTTTTCATAAGTTCTTGATTGGAGCCATGCCTCATTCTGCGTCCAATGATTCCACCGCGGAAGCACTCATGGAATCCACTATCTTTCAAACATTGCAGGTATTACGAAACTCTCCCCCTAAACTAGAACCATGAACATAATTATTGCTATAAGTTTCTTTCACCAGCAAATAGGCATTATGTTCCACTAGAAACAAGTCTACTCGAGGCCTcttataatattattattttcttgtttaaATATCCTTGGCGATTATCACCCTAAGGGCCTAAACTCGAGGAAAAAAATGGCACTATGGAAATAAATGTGATTTTCAATATTGCTTATAAAGTGTCCTCTGCCAACTGGCCAGTATGGCTTAGTAGTCAGCACTTGTAACCACGTGTATGTGCATAGCGTCTATGCCACTGAATACCTCCAAATTCTTCCCGATCACTGTTCATGACCCATCTGATCCGTCACCCACTTATTTGTTTCTTTGCAAAAGTAAATAAGGTAGCTTCTCTACATATGATTCTCATAAACTTAATGTGAAGGGTATATTTTTTAAACAAAGTGCCAAGCTGCTTATATAACAGAAGAGCAAAGGTCTTTAGTGGTGGAGGGGAGCATCTGGTCTATCTGGACATGTATATGGTCCATATTTGTTATAATATCTTGAACCCAAGCGCTGACTGGTTTAGAATAGCCTTCGAGTCATGTGTCTATTGTTTTATGTTACCTGATATTCTGTAGTTTTGGTTCTCTATAACTGGTATCTTAGATTCGTAGGCATCTCTTGAAAATTCAGCTCATGAAGGATTCTCTGTATTTGCTGCTTCTGTACAGTTATGAACATCCCTTTGTTACTGTGCAGAGGACACTAGTGGACATGGCACTGGAGTATCGAGGATTGGTTCCAATCTCTGTTGCTTTCCTCGACCGTCTGTTGGGATGTCATTCACATCGTTGGTTGGGGGAGCGTCTTCTCCAGACATTTGATGAGCATTTACTTCCAAAGGTCACCATAAATTATCAGTTGGCTTCTTACTTCCCAATTTTCAATAGGATTGCTGAGAACCATTCCGTACCTCCTAGTCAGTTACTCGAGCTGCTTACTGAATTCCTTGTTGTCCTTGTTGAGAAACATGGTCCTGACACAGGATTGAATTCATGGTCTCTTGGAAATAAGGTTCTCTGTATTTGTAGGACCATGCTCATGCACCACCGCAGTTCAAGGGTTTTTCTTATACTTTCTCGCCTCCTTACATTCACTTGCCTGTACTTTCCTGATTTGGAAATTCGCGATAATGCCAGGTATGATGAGAGAATTAATTCttataataatgataataattattCCGCTTTCCCGGTTATTTAAGGAGGGTACTTCTAGACCTAGTTCACTTGTTTCCCAAAACTCACCTGCATGAGGTGAAAGTCTGATGATTTTCCTCTATCTTACAGTTTTAAGTGAAAAacggaaaaataaaaaaaatagattataaaataaagaaaagcAACTTTGTTCGGTTTTTTTATTCTGTCCTTACTAATGGAGCTGTTTCGTTTTCAGGATCTATCTTCGGATGCTTATGTGTATACCTGGTAAAAAGCTTAGGCACATTTTAAACCTCGAGGAACAAGTTCCTGGCATTTCACCGTCCCCTCACATGTTTTCTGGTCAGTCTCCTCGAGCTTCTGAAGATGTCAACAAGTCGAGGAATATCTCTTCGTACATTCATCTTGAACGCATAACCCCTCTTCTTGTCAGACAAACATGGTCTCTATCTTTAGCTATGATGGacaatgaaaataatcaactcctTGTTTTAGAGGGCATCAGTGACAGTAAACCTGTAGACAGAGAAGCAGATTTGGACAGCAGTTCCGAGGTACAGGTTCTGGAAAGTGACCGGATGGATATGCCCCGAGAACCATTACGTGTCATGGATTCAAAGGTTTCAGAGATCTTAGAGATATTACGGCTGCATTTTTCGTGTATTCCTGATTTTCGGCATATGGCAGGTTTTAAGATTACAATTCCTTGTACCCTCAGATTCGAGTCCGAACCCTTTAATTGTATCTGGGGAGTTGGCTTACCTGCTACAAGTTTAGATGAAGTGGATGCTCTACCTGCCATATATGCAACCATTATCACATTCGCTTCTTCAGCACCATATGGGTCTATTCCGTCATTCCATATACCTTTCTTGCTTGGTGGAACCAAGTTAGATACCGATTATACATCCAGGAAAAGTGATTACCTTGCTATTGTGCCTCTAGAAAATGGGTCTGATGAACGGGAAACCTTTAGGGCTTCCGTAACCATCGAATTGGAACCTAGAGAACCAATGCCGGGTCTGGTTGATGTTGCCATTGAAGCAAATGCAGAGAATGGTCAGATCATTCGAGGTCAGCTTCAGAGTATTACAGTTGGTATCGAGGACATGTTTCTCAAGGCTAGAATACCGTCGGATATCCCTGAAGAAGCATTTGCAGATTACTACTCTGACTTGTTCAATGCATTATGGGAAGCATGTGATAGCTCTTCAAATACTGGTCGGGAAACTTTTCCTCTAATGGGAGGAAAAGGGGTTGCTGCAATTAATGGGACCCGTTCAGTCAAGCTTCTAGAGGTGTCTGCCGCATTGCTCGTTGATGCTGTTGAACGTCATTTGGCGCCCTTTATTGTAAGTGTGGTTGGTGACCCTCTGATAAGTGCAGTAAGAGACGGTGGCGTCATTAAGGATGTCATTTGGAAAGAAGGGTTACATTCCGCTGTTGATGAAAATACTGAGATGAAGAATTTTGATTTAGGCCCACTTCAACTTAAGTACATTGATGATGATGCCGATGAGGAAAATTGCACGCACTATCAAATGGACATCAAGAAAAGAAATATGGGATGCTTTTTTGTTCTCATATTTCTTCCGCCAAGATTCCAT comes from Papaver somniferum cultivar HN1 chromosome 7, ASM357369v1, whole genome shotgun sequence and encodes:
- the LOC113299524 gene encoding uncharacterized protein LOC113299524, which translates into the protein MEKPPLKQLTTQEWENLMEDFQSGINSRIEKWVSQYSSFSSILELILSTLLRKDISIKLQLIVFLEEAYKLIIPKNEYEIGIGRIIETLRAVIQAPVDGISITYSLKEQLMISVTSVIISIDGLNNVVHHLESLIELLLTVINRPNHGLDRQTRAVACECLRELEREYPCILADISGHIWNLCQSERTHASQSYILLLTSVIHDLVISKMNGSIIGTSVPLVPFNVPQSVIASSGSNNTDSSTTSATTVSNSKELRRVMAFLLEHPHVLTPCALMEFMSMIMPIAVALDLQASLLKVQFSGLLYSYDPMLCHVVLMLYSRFSDAFDGQEAEIARRLMLISKEAHHYLIFRLLALHWLLGFINLPSVKREAIRKSSVVSMSSSFYPTVFDPLALKSMKLDMLAYCAICVDNSVSQKSEGVSNTKVKKEVSVVKLLEDGLVSVSSFKWLPSWSTETTVAFRTFHKFLIGAMPHSASNDSTAEALMESTIFQTLQRTLVDMALEYRGLVPISVAFLDRLLGCHSHRWLGERLLQTFDEHLLPKVTINYQLASYFPIFNRIAENHSVPPSQLLELLTEFLVVLVEKHGPDTGLNSWSLGNKVLCICRTMLMHHRSSRVFLILSRLLTFTCLYFPDLEIRDNARIYLRMLMCIPGKKLRHILNLEEQVPGISPSPHMFSGQSPRASEDVNKSRNISSYIHLERITPLLVRQTWSLSLAMMDNENNQLLVLEGISDSKPVDREADLDSSSEVQVLESDRMDMPREPLRVMDSKVSEILEILRLHFSCIPDFRHMAGFKITIPCTLRFESEPFNCIWGVGLPATSLDEVDALPAIYATIITFASSAPYGSIPSFHIPFLLGGTKLDTDYTSRKSDYLAIVPLENGSDERETFRASVTIELEPREPMPGLVDVAIEANAENGQIIRGQLQSITVGIEDMFLKARIPSDIPEEAFADYYSDLFNALWEACDSSSNTGRETFPLMGGKGVAAINGTRSVKLLEVSAALLVDAVERHLAPFIVSVVGDPLISAVRDGGVIKDVIWKEGLHSAVDENTEMKNFDLGPLQLKYIDDDADEENCTHYQMDIKKRNMGCFFVLIFLPPRFHLLFQMEVGDASTLVRIRTDHWPCLAYIDDYLEALFLK